One Streptococcus sp. S1 DNA window includes the following coding sequences:
- a CDS encoding cystathionine gamma-synthase has product MTEKYFPQVGDNELMLTEMPHMNLYDETDLISNITGDYVDKNYLEWQPIAENTKPKHPYHQPLEEPLPKRRPVRKPDFKEPIDKKSPANRYAEEARERAREDLKKKRTAPYLTTDPAATTSKRKKPFISERKPGQTTAPFQKEKPGELLKYSKRLRQDQLILAEFESVGEPEVAEPTEKKNNYDFLKTSQIYNKDQHKLKLQPIKQELDLTHLDQE; this is encoded by the coding sequence ATGACAGAAAAATATTTTCCTCAAGTAGGGGATAATGAGTTGATGTTAACAGAGATGCCCCACATGAACCTGTACGATGAAACAGATTTGATTAGTAACATTACAGGCGACTATGTGGATAAAAATTATTTGGAATGGCAACCAATTGCTGAAAATACCAAACCCAAGCATCCTTACCATCAACCACTAGAAGAGCCCCTACCGAAAAGACGGCCAGTAAGAAAACCTGATTTTAAAGAGCCGATTGATAAAAAAAGTCCTGCCAATCGTTATGCAGAGGAAGCCAGAGAGCGTGCGCGTGAAGATCTGAAAAAGAAACGCACAGCCCCCTATCTGACAACGGATCCAGCAGCTACTACAAGTAAGCGGAAAAAACCGTTTATTTCAGAACGAAAACCTGGCCAGACAACGGCTCCCTTCCAAAAGGAAAAGCCAGGTGAATTATTGAAATATAGCAAACGATTGCGACAAGATCAGTTGATCCTTGCAGAGTTTGAATCTGTAGGAGAACCAGAAGTGGCAGAACCGACTGAAAAGAAAAACAATTATGATTTCTTAAAGACTAGCCAAATATACAATAAAGATCAGCACAAGCTGAAACTACAGCCGATCAAACAAGAATTGGATTTAACCCATCTAGATCAAGAATAA
- the murC gene encoding UDP-N-acetylmuramate--L-alanine ligase yields MSNTYHFIGIKGAGMSALALMLHQMGHTVQGSDVEKYYFTQRGLEHAGIQIYPFDVKNLEGDKILIAGNAFRPDNNIEIAYADEHGLTYKRYHEFLGEFMRDFVSMGVAGAHGKTSTTGMLSHVLSNITDTSYLIGDGTGRGSAAAKYFVFESDEYERHFMPYHPEYSIITNIDFDHPDYFTSLEDVFNAFNDYAKQISKGLFIYGEDKELRRITSSAPIYYYGFDKETNDFVASNLLRSTAGSTFDVHFRGEDLGQFHIPTFGRHNIMNATAVIGLLYIAGFDLDLVREHLKTFAGVKRRFTEKVVNGTVIIDDFAHHPTEIIATLDAARQKYPSKEIVAIFQPHTFTRTIALLDEFAEALNQADAVYLAQIYGSAREVDHGDVKVEDLEAKIVKRSAIITAENVSPLLDHDNAVYVFMGAGDIQTYEYSFERLLSSLTHSVQ; encoded by the coding sequence ATGTCTAACACATACCATTTTATTGGAATTAAAGGAGCAGGGATGAGCGCTTTAGCTCTCATGCTTCACCAAATGGGACATACGGTTCAAGGGTCAGATGTTGAGAAATATTACTTTACGCAACGTGGCTTGGAACATGCAGGGATTCAAATTTATCCATTTGATGTGAAAAATTTGGAAGGCGACAAGATCCTCATTGCAGGGAATGCTTTCCGTCCAGATAACAATATAGAAATTGCTTATGCAGATGAGCATGGTTTAACCTATAAACGCTACCATGAATTCCTTGGTGAATTTATGCGTGACTTCGTCAGCATGGGAGTTGCCGGAGCACACGGAAAAACCTCAACAACAGGGATGCTTTCGCATGTCTTATCAAATATCACTGATACCAGTTATTTGATTGGTGACGGGACAGGTCGTGGCTCTGCAGCAGCCAAATACTTTGTATTTGAATCAGATGAGTATGAACGCCACTTTATGCCTTACCATCCTGAATACAGTATCATCACCAATATTGACTTCGACCATCCAGACTATTTCACGAGCTTAGAAGATGTCTTTAATGCCTTTAACGATTATGCCAAACAAATCAGCAAAGGCCTCTTCATCTATGGAGAAGACAAAGAATTGCGTCGGATTACCTCATCAGCACCAATTTATTACTATGGTTTTGATAAGGAGACGAACGATTTTGTGGCTAGCAACTTGCTTCGTTCAACGGCAGGTTCAACCTTCGACGTTCATTTCCGTGGAGAAGATTTGGGGCAATTCCATATCCCAACATTTGGTCGTCACAACATCATGAATGCCACAGCTGTCATTGGCTTGCTTTACATTGCAGGATTTGACTTAGATTTAGTCCGTGAGCATTTAAAGACCTTTGCTGGAGTGAAACGTCGCTTCACTGAAAAAGTAGTTAATGGAACAGTCATCATCGATGACTTTGCGCATCATCCAACGGAAATTATTGCAACCTTGGATGCAGCCCGTCAAAAATACCCAAGTAAAGAGATTGTGGCCATTTTCCAACCACATACTTTTACACGGACGATTGCCTTGTTAGATGAATTTGCTGAAGCGTTGAATCAAGCAGATGCTGTTTACTTGGCACAGATCTATGGTTCTGCACGGGAAGTCGACCACGGCGATGTGAAGGTTGAAGATTTGGAAGCAAAAATTGTCAAACGTTCAGCGATTATTACAGCTGAGAATGTTTCTCCTCTTCTTGACCATGATAATGCAGTCTATGTCTTTATGGGAGCAGGAGATATTCAAACCTATGAATACTCATTTGAGCGTTTATTATCTAGTTTGACACATAGTGTACAATAA
- a CDS encoding GNAT family N-acetyltransferase → MMIRPITPADQEQLLLLEEELHDNEGKEHKATLEEALGSKEAISLLAEQAGDMVAYLLATEDQHLKGDLIVLRLAVRPAFQGQGYGSILIAALKDLAVQKGKKAIWIDCPEDLLSYFAQQGFRDEAESDRGVHMVWER, encoded by the coding sequence ATGATGATTCGACCAATCACCCCAGCTGATCAAGAACAGCTGTTGTTGCTAGAAGAAGAACTTCATGACAATGAAGGGAAGGAGCACAAAGCCACTCTTGAGGAAGCGCTAGGTTCGAAGGAAGCCATTTCTCTACTTGCAGAACAGGCGGGAGATATGGTGGCCTACTTGTTGGCGACAGAAGACCAGCATTTAAAAGGAGACCTAATCGTATTGCGATTAGCAGTGAGGCCAGCCTTTCAAGGTCAAGGTTATGGTTCTATTTTGATCGCTGCTTTAAAGGATCTAGCTGTTCAAAAGGGAAAGAAAGCCATTTGGATCGATTGCCCAGAAGACTTACTATCTTACTTTGCCCAGCAAGGATTTCGGGATGAAGCTGAGTCTGATCGAGGTGTCCATATGGTTTGGGAACGATAG
- a CDS encoding GNAT family N-acetyltransferase, translating into MKEKIHIRQAELQDLDAIERIELENFSEEEAIPRQILKDHIEKIQTTFLVAECQGQILGYLEGPVRPERYLIDSSFLEVEDLSHLEKGFISITSLSIAKEAQGLGVGTLLLEAMKEIAIKDGCQGINLTCHDYLIPYYEKQGFTNEGLSESQYAGEVWYNLVWENENLD; encoded by the coding sequence ATGAAAGAAAAGATTCACATTAGACAAGCAGAGCTGCAGGATTTGGATGCCATCGAGCGCATTGAGCTTGAGAATTTCTCAGAAGAAGAAGCGATTCCGCGTCAGATTTTAAAAGATCACATCGAAAAGATTCAAACGACATTTCTTGTAGCAGAATGCCAGGGGCAGATTTTAGGCTATTTAGAAGGACCTGTTAGACCGGAGCGCTATTTGATCGATTCCTCCTTTTTAGAGGTTGAAGATCTAAGCCATTTAGAAAAGGGCTTTATTTCCATTACGAGTCTATCCATTGCTAAAGAAGCCCAAGGACTTGGAGTGGGAACCCTTTTGCTTGAAGCGATGAAAGAGATTGCGATTAAGGATGGCTGTCAAGGGATCAATTTGACCTGTCATGATTATTTGATTCCTTATTACGAAAAGCAAGGATTTACCAATGAAGGTCTCTCAGAATCCCAATATGCGGGTGAAGTTTGGTACAATCTGGTCTGGGAAAATGAAAACCTTGATTAA
- the mltG gene encoding endolytic transglycosylase MltG produces the protein MLRIMMREVNYLTDKSQDSEKLLSFKEQILRDLEEANEQLLKIEKEYDLPDRSIETPSSLKEEEEATPPPKVEESALAPKEEPVEPVNATPAVEEKSELTKPAKKEPSQEPVEESLSRSSRNQRQQKQKKQNKIAKRIVRTVVSLLLIVIVATGIFAVTYIHSAVKPMDKNATEFVTVEIPAGSSNREIGAILEKKGLVKNGQFFNYYSKFKNYSNFKSGYFNLQKSMDLETIIQKLQEEGTKTPQAPVLGKVTIPEGYTIDQIATAITTDVSTKKAGKTPFKKEDFLKAVQDDAFIEKMVAKYPKLLANLPSKDSGVRYRLEGYLFPATYNYGKDTTVKEMIDQMIAAMDQNLRRYYETLESKNINVNEVLTLASLVEKEGATDQDRKDIASVFYNRLNQDMPLQSNIAILYAQGKLGQKTSLKEDATIDTELNSPYNIYKNTGLMPGPVDNPGVSAIEAAVNPSKTDYLYFVANVENGEVFFAKTYEEHNKNVEEHVNSKLTQASSN, from the coding sequence ATATTAAGGATTATGATGAGGGAGGTCAATTATTTGACTGATAAATCACAAGACAGTGAGAAGTTATTAAGCTTCAAAGAGCAGATCCTCAGAGACTTAGAAGAGGCCAATGAGCAACTTCTAAAGATCGAAAAAGAGTATGATCTACCTGATCGAAGCATTGAAACCCCTTCTTCACTGAAAGAGGAGGAAGAAGCAACACCGCCTCCAAAAGTAGAAGAATCTGCGTTGGCTCCCAAAGAAGAACCAGTGGAGCCGGTAAATGCGACTCCTGCTGTGGAAGAAAAGAGTGAGCTTACAAAGCCTGCTAAAAAAGAACCAAGTCAGGAACCGGTAGAGGAAAGCTTATCGCGCTCTTCTCGTAACCAGCGCCAACAAAAACAAAAGAAACAAAATAAAATCGCTAAACGAATTGTGCGGACAGTGGTCAGCCTTTTGCTGATTGTGATCGTAGCTACAGGGATCTTTGCTGTGACCTATATCCATTCAGCCGTTAAGCCGATGGATAAAAATGCAACAGAATTCGTAACGGTTGAGATTCCAGCAGGTTCAAGTAATCGTGAGATTGGCGCGATCCTTGAGAAAAAAGGACTCGTGAAAAATGGCCAGTTCTTTAACTACTATAGCAAGTTCAAGAACTATAGCAATTTCAAATCCGGTTACTTCAATTTGCAAAAGAGCATGGACCTAGAAACCATCATCCAAAAATTGCAAGAAGAGGGTACCAAAACTCCTCAGGCTCCAGTTCTTGGGAAGGTGACGATTCCAGAAGGTTATACGATCGATCAGATTGCGACGGCTATCACCACCGATGTCTCCACTAAGAAGGCAGGCAAGACTCCATTTAAGAAAGAAGATTTCTTGAAGGCTGTCCAAGACGATGCCTTTATTGAGAAGATGGTAGCCAAATATCCTAAGCTCTTGGCGAATCTACCAAGTAAGGATTCTGGTGTTCGCTACCGTTTAGAAGGTTATCTCTTCCCAGCAACTTATAACTATGGGAAAGATACCACAGTGAAAGAGATGATCGATCAGATGATCGCGGCAATGGATCAAAACTTAAGACGCTATTATGAAACACTTGAGAGCAAGAACATCAATGTGAACGAAGTATTGACCCTTGCTTCCTTAGTTGAAAAAGAAGGGGCGACAGATCAGGATCGTAAAGATATCGCAAGTGTCTTCTATAACCGCTTGAACCAAGACATGCCTCTGCAAAGTAATATTGCAATTCTTTATGCGCAAGGTAAACTTGGCCAAAAGACGAGCTTAAAAGAAGATGCAACGATCGATACGGAATTAAATTCCCCTTATAATATTTATAAGAATACCGGCTTGATGCCTGGCCCAGTGGATAACCCTGGAGTATCAGCGATCGAAGCGGCGGTGAACCCAAGTAAAACCGATTACTTGTATTTTGTCGCAAATGTTGAAAATGGTGAAGTCTTCTTCGCTAAGACATACGAAGAACACAATAAAAATGTTGAAGAACATGTCAATAGTAAATTGACACAAGCAAGTTCAAACTAG
- the greA gene encoding transcription elongation factor GreA, translated as MAEKTYPMTLAEKEKLEQELEELKLVRRPEVVERIKIARSYGDLSENSEYEAAKDEQAFVEGQISSLETKIRYAEIVDSDAVAVDEVAIGKTVTVQEVGETDEEVYSIVGSAGADAFAGKISNESPIGHALIGKKTGDVVTVETPAGSYQVKILNVEKTA; from the coding sequence ATGGCAGAAAAAACATACCCAATGACCCTAGCAGAAAAAGAAAAGTTGGAACAAGAATTAGAAGAGTTGAAATTGGTCCGTCGTCCTGAAGTAGTAGAACGGATTAAGATCGCACGTTCATATGGTGACCTCTCAGAAAACTCTGAGTATGAAGCAGCAAAAGATGAACAAGCTTTTGTTGAAGGTCAAATCTCTAGCTTGGAAACAAAAATCCGTTATGCAGAAATCGTTGATAGTGATGCTGTTGCAGTAGACGAAGTAGCGATCGGAAAAACCGTTACAGTTCAAGAAGTTGGCGAAACAGATGAAGAAGTATACAGCATCGTTGGTTCAGCAGGGGCAGATGCCTTTGCAGGAAAGATCTCTAACGAAAGCCCAATCGGTCACGCTTTGATTGGTAAGAAGACAGGTGACGTTGTCACTGTTGAGACACCAGCTGGAAGCTACCAAGTGAAAATTTTGAACGTAGAAAAAACAGCGTAA
- the yidC gene encoding membrane protein insertase YidC produces MKKNKLALLASMGLASLVFLSGCVSVDRKTGNPTGLIWDLLGRPMGEAIKFFANNLGLGFGIGIIIVTLIVRLIILPLGLYQSWKATYQSEKMNYLKPILGPIQERMKNASSQEEKLLAQQELMAAQRENGVSMFGGVGCLPLLIQMPFFSALFFAAQHTKGVAESSFLGIALGKPSLLLTAIVAVLYYIQSMLSLHGIEDETQKESMRKASLMSPIMIGVFSLISSAGVTLYWVVGGVIQIIQQFVINYLIRPNLRKRVAEEYKNNPPKATSHRVKKDVTPTATTQIQHKPKNNRNAGKQRNRK; encoded by the coding sequence GTGAAAAAAAATAAACTTGCATTACTTGCATCGATGGGACTAGCTTCGCTTGTCTTCTTATCAGGATGCGTGAGTGTCGATCGGAAAACTGGAAATCCGACTGGATTGATCTGGGATCTTCTTGGCCGTCCAATGGGCGAAGCCATCAAATTCTTTGCCAACAACCTTGGCTTGGGCTTTGGGATCGGGATTATTATCGTCACCTTGATCGTGCGGTTAATCATCTTGCCACTTGGTTTGTACCAATCATGGAAGGCCACCTACCAATCTGAAAAGATGAATTACTTAAAACCCATCCTTGGGCCAATCCAAGAGCGCATGAAGAACGCTAGCTCACAAGAAGAAAAGCTATTGGCGCAACAGGAATTAATGGCTGCTCAACGTGAAAATGGAGTCAGCATGTTTGGTGGAGTTGGGTGTTTGCCACTCTTGATCCAAATGCCATTCTTCTCTGCTCTCTTCTTTGCTGCTCAACACACCAAAGGGGTAGCAGAAAGTAGCTTCCTTGGCATTGCTCTTGGCAAACCAAGCTTGCTCTTGACGGCTATCGTAGCGGTTCTTTACTATATCCAAAGTATGCTCTCTCTTCATGGAATTGAAGATGAAACCCAAAAGGAAAGCATGCGTAAAGCATCATTGATGAGCCCGATTATGATCGGTGTCTTCTCATTGATCTCTTCAGCCGGAGTGACTCTTTACTGGGTAGTCGGTGGGGTAATCCAAATTATCCAACAATTTGTCATCAACTACTTGATTCGTCCAAATCTTCGCAAACGGGTCGCTGAGGAATACAAAAACAATCCTCCAAAAGCTACTAGTCACCGCGTGAAAAAAGATGTCACACCAACTGCGACGACACAAATCCAACACAAACCAAAAAACAACCGCAATGCAGGGAAACAACGCAATAGAAAGTAG
- a CDS encoding acylphosphatase: protein MQKVKMIAQGRVQGVGFRWGVYSLAIEIGGITGRVWNNDDGTVGILAQAESSSQMAKFIQEIRKGPTPFAHVTYLDVTLANFENYTDFKIAN from the coding sequence ATGCAAAAGGTAAAAATGATTGCCCAAGGACGGGTTCAAGGGGTTGGCTTTCGCTGGGGAGTCTACAGTCTTGCTATAGAGATCGGTGGGATCACTGGCCGTGTCTGGAATAATGACGACGGAACTGTTGGCATTCTGGCCCAGGCAGAATCTAGCAGCCAAATGGCCAAATTCATCCAAGAAATTCGCAAAGGTCCTACGCCTTTTGCACATGTGACTTATTTGGATGTTACGCTCGCAAACTTTGAAAACTATACAGACTTCAAAATTGCAAATTAA
- a CDS encoding TrmH family RNA methyltransferase, with protein MNIITSKSNNVIKNAKKLHQKKYRTDSYLIEGWHLFEEAVENQAKIRQVFVLEAYLDQVEDIQKVTVVTPEILSLLADSKTPQGIVAEIALEQPELPDQLQGRFLYLEDVQDPGNVGTMIRTADAAGFDGVMLSKASADLYSLKTLRSMQGSHFHIPIWKLDREELLELATQSHLAVLATTLSEASIDYRQLPQTDQFILVMGNEGNGISQEMAAQADQLVHIPMPGRAESLNVAVAAGILMFSLRKF; from the coding sequence ATGAATATTATAACGTCTAAATCCAATAATGTAATCAAAAATGCTAAAAAATTACATCAAAAAAAATACCGGACAGATTCTTATCTCATTGAAGGCTGGCATCTGTTTGAAGAGGCAGTAGAAAATCAAGCGAAGATTCGGCAGGTCTTTGTTTTAGAAGCCTATTTAGACCAGGTAGAGGACATCCAAAAAGTCACCGTCGTGACTCCGGAGATCTTAAGTCTCTTGGCAGATTCAAAGACTCCGCAAGGGATTGTCGCAGAGATCGCTCTAGAGCAGCCAGAACTTCCGGATCAGCTACAAGGGCGGTTCCTCTATTTGGAGGATGTACAGGATCCTGGTAATGTAGGGACTATGATTCGAACAGCAGATGCAGCAGGCTTTGATGGTGTCATGCTATCGAAAGCCTCCGCAGATCTATACAGTCTCAAGACCCTTCGATCCATGCAGGGCAGTCATTTCCATATCCCTATCTGGAAACTGGATCGAGAAGAACTATTGGAGCTAGCTACGCAATCACATCTAGCAGTTCTCGCAACGACGCTTTCAGAAGCTTCCATTGACTACCGTCAGCTTCCTCAGACCGATCAGTTTATCCTGGTGATGGGGAATGAAGGAAATGGCATCAGCCAGGAAATGGCGGCACAAGCAGACCAGCTGGTTCATATTCCCATGCCAGGTCGGGCAGAGAGTTTGAATGTTGCAGTGGCAGCAGGAATTTTGATGTTTTCTTTAAGGAAATTTTGA
- a CDS encoding HDIG domain-containing metalloprotein produces the protein MQYHRDKEYMTYVGHLIQHPKVQKLADIPHHIHSNRLEHSIHVSYTSYKLAKKFGWDAKSTARGGLLHDLFYYDWRETKFTKSHAWIHPRIAVRNARKITDLNAKEEDIIIKHMWGATLAPPRYKESFVVTMVDKYWAVKEASEPWRKKMAKRRFFHRKMLKS, from the coding sequence ATGCAATATCATCGTGACAAAGAATACATGACCTATGTAGGCCATCTGATCCAGCATCCTAAGGTTCAAAAATTAGCTGACATTCCCCACCATATTCATTCCAATCGTTTGGAGCATTCCATTCATGTTAGCTATACCAGTTATAAACTGGCTAAAAAATTTGGTTGGGATGCCAAAAGTACGGCTCGGGGTGGCCTCTTGCATGACCTATTTTACTATGATTGGCGCGAGACAAAGTTTACCAAGAGTCACGCCTGGATCCATCCCCGCATTGCCGTGAGAAATGCACGAAAGATCACAGATCTCAATGCCAAGGAAGAAGACATCATTATTAAACACATGTGGGGAGCTACCCTTGCTCCGCCTCGCTACAAAGAATCTTTTGTGGTGACCATGGTGGATAAATACTGGGCTGTTAAGGAAGCTTCAGAACCTTGGCGTAAAAAGATGGCCAAAAGGAGATTTTTTCATCGAAAAATGTTAAAATCGTAG
- a CDS encoding Bax inhibitor-1/YccA family protein has translation MYNDSVIQEQSGLNAFYNKIYSLVGIGVGISALVSGLMMTVFQDFFVQILTTAPMVYYAAVVVELILVFVASGKAVKNSPSALPIFLIYSALNGFTLSFIIARYMQATVYKAFLVSALMFIVMGAIGRVVKKDLSGMGRALMGVLIGVIIASVVNMFLRSSGMDYILSIISVFLFAGLTAWDNQKIRYVYDQTNGQPATGWAVAMALELYLDFINLFISLLRIFGRND, from the coding sequence ATGTATAATGATTCAGTAATCCAAGAACAAAGTGGATTGAATGCTTTTTATAACAAAATCTACTCATTAGTTGGGATCGGTGTAGGGATTTCAGCCCTTGTGTCTGGTCTTATGATGACAGTCTTTCAAGATTTCTTCGTTCAAATCTTGACAACAGCACCAATGGTTTACTATGCAGCAGTGGTTGTAGAATTGATCTTGGTCTTTGTTGCAAGTGGGAAGGCTGTTAAAAATAGCCCATCTGCTCTTCCAATCTTCTTGATCTACTCAGCTTTGAATGGGTTTACGTTGAGCTTTATCATTGCTCGCTACATGCAAGCGACTGTCTATAAGGCTTTCTTGGTCAGTGCCTTGATGTTTATTGTCATGGGAGCTATCGGACGCGTCGTGAAAAAAGACCTTTCTGGTATGGGACGTGCCTTGATGGGAGTCTTGATCGGTGTGATCATCGCTTCTGTTGTGAACATGTTTTTGAGAAGTTCTGGAATGGACTATATCTTGAGTATTATCTCTGTCTTCCTCTTTGCAGGATTGACAGCTTGGGATAACCAAAAGATTCGCTATGTCTATGATCAAACAAATGGTCAACCTGCTACAGGTTGGGCAGTAGCGATGGCTTTGGAACTTTATCTTGACTTTATCAACCTCTTTATCAGCCTTCTTCGTATCTTCGGAAGAAACGACTAA
- a CDS encoding diaminopimelate decarboxylase yields the protein MKTPFVTREQLESLTQEFPTPFHLYDEAGIRDTARALHQAFAWNEGFKEYFAIKATPNPSILKILQEEGCGVDTASYVELLMADKLGFSGKEIMFSSNNTPADEFVYARELGATINLDAYEDIAFLKSVTSIPKVISCRYNPGGVFELGTDIMDNPEEAKFGMTKEQLIQAFIELKELGVEEFGIHALLASNTVSNDYYPELARQLFELAVEVVEKTGVHLGFINLSGGVGVNYKPEQEPNDIAIIGEGVHRVFDAILKPAGLGHVKIYTELGRFMLASHGLLVTRVTHKKKTYRTYVGVDASAVNLLRPAMYGAYHHITNMDRPDGPTEVVDVVGSLCENNDKFAKQRELPVTEIGDLLVIHDTGAHGFSMGYQYNAKLRSAEVLLQEDGQARLIRRAEKSEDYLATLYGFNIEK from the coding sequence ATGAAAACACCTTTTGTAACCCGTGAACAATTAGAAAGTCTGACCCAAGAATTCCCTACCCCTTTCCATCTCTATGATGAAGCAGGAATTCGTGATACGGCTCGTGCCCTCCATCAAGCTTTTGCTTGGAATGAAGGATTTAAGGAATACTTTGCCATCAAGGCGACTCCCAATCCTTCGATCCTAAAAATTTTGCAAGAAGAGGGCTGTGGTGTCGACACTGCCAGCTACGTGGAATTATTAATGGCGGATAAGCTGGGCTTTAGCGGGAAAGAGATTATGTTTTCTTCTAACAACACGCCAGCTGATGAATTTGTCTATGCTAGAGAATTAGGGGCAACTATCAATCTGGATGCCTATGAAGATATTGCTTTCTTGAAGTCTGTGACTAGCATCCCCAAGGTTATTTCTTGCCGCTATAATCCTGGTGGAGTTTTTGAACTGGGAACCGATATTATGGACAATCCTGAAGAAGCCAAGTTTGGAATGACCAAGGAGCAATTGATCCAAGCCTTTATCGAGTTGAAAGAACTAGGTGTGGAAGAGTTTGGCATTCACGCTTTATTAGCTTCTAATACTGTATCCAACGACTACTATCCAGAGCTGGCGCGTCAACTTTTTGAATTGGCAGTAGAAGTCGTCGAGAAAACAGGTGTCCACTTGGGCTTCATCAATCTCTCTGGTGGGGTTGGGGTCAATTACAAGCCGGAGCAAGAACCAAATGATATTGCCATTATTGGGGAAGGCGTGCATCGCGTTTTTGATGCGATTCTCAAACCGGCGGGACTTGGCCATGTGAAAATCTATACCGAGCTTGGTCGCTTTATGCTGGCTTCACATGGCCTCTTAGTAACCAGAGTCACTCATAAAAAGAAAACCTACCGGACCTATGTGGGCGTCGATGCTTCAGCTGTGAATCTTCTTAGACCGGCTATGTACGGTGCTTATCACCATATTACCAATATGGATCGTCCAGATGGACCGACTGAAGTGGTCGATGTCGTGGGAAGTCTCTGTGAAAATAACGATAAATTTGCCAAACAACGAGAACTACCCGTGACGGAGATTGGAGATTTGCTCGTGATCCATGACACCGGAGCCCATGGATTTTCAATGGGGTATCAGTACAATGCCAAGTTGCGTTCTGCAGAAGTTTTGCTTCAAGAAGATGGGCAGGCCCGTTTGATTCGTCGAGCAGAAAAATCAGAAGATTATCTTGCGACACTCTACGGCTTTAACATTGAAAAATAA
- a CDS encoding YneF family protein, producing MNLFLGILLIILAFFGGMVAGMFLLRRQFEKEFASNPRLNVEAVRTLLGASGQRPSEAKVQQVYRQIVNQQKSAMAKNKKK from the coding sequence ATGAATCTCTTTTTAGGAATTTTGTTGATTATTTTAGCTTTCTTTGGTGGGATGGTTGCAGGAATGTTCTTGCTTCGTCGTCAATTTGAAAAAGAATTTGCATCAAACCCACGTTTGAATGTTGAAGCAGTCCGTACGCTTTTAGGTGCCAGCGGCCAACGTCCAAGCGAAGCAAAAGTTCAACAAGTCTATCGCCAAATTGTCAACCAACAAAAATCAGCGATGGCGAAAAACAAGAAAAAATAA
- the racE gene encoding glutamate racemase, whose protein sequence is MDNRPIGFLDSGVGGLTVVRELLRQLPHEDVVYIGDSARAPYGPRPADQIREYTWQMVNFLLTKNVKMIVLACNTATAVVWEEVKEKLDIPVLGVILPGASAAIKSTTHQKFGVIGTPMTVSSGIYKEKIQSLAPDMEVSSLACPKFVPLVESNELASSVTKKVVYETLKPLVGKVDTLVLGCTHYPLLKPIIQNVMGPDVKLIDSGAECVRDISVLLNYFELNKSRELLEQTHRFFTTANANSFAAIAEKWLERSVNVEHVNL, encoded by the coding sequence ATGGATAACCGACCGATTGGTTTTTTAGATTCTGGCGTAGGGGGCCTGACTGTTGTCCGCGAATTGCTCCGTCAGCTCCCTCACGAAGATGTCGTCTATATTGGAGATTCAGCGCGTGCACCTTATGGTCCTAGACCAGCAGACCAAATCCGCGAGTATACTTGGCAGATGGTGAACTTCCTTCTGACCAAAAATGTCAAGATGATTGTCTTAGCCTGTAATACAGCGACGGCAGTGGTTTGGGAAGAAGTCAAGGAGAAACTTGATATTCCCGTTTTGGGAGTGATCTTGCCCGGAGCTTCTGCAGCTATTAAATCGACGACCCATCAAAAATTTGGGGTCATTGGGACACCGATGACGGTTTCTTCTGGAATTTATAAAGAGAAGATTCAAAGTCTAGCACCAGACATGGAAGTCAGCAGTTTAGCTTGTCCCAAGTTTGTTCCTCTAGTGGAATCAAACGAGTTGGCATCCAGTGTGACCAAAAAGGTGGTTTACGAAACCCTAAAACCACTAGTTGGAAAGGTTGATACCTTAGTCTTGGGATGCACCCACTATCCCCTTTTAAAACCGATCATTCAAAATGTGATGGGACCGGATGTCAAATTGATTGATAGTGGGGCAGAGTGTGTTCGGGATATTTCCGTCTTATTAAACTATTTTGAGCTCAATAAGAGTCGTGAACTCTTAGAGCAGACCCACCGCTTTTTTACCACTGCAAATGCCAATAGCTTTGCAGCGATTGCCGAAAAATGGCTAGAACGTTCAGTGAATGTGGAGCATGTAAATTTATGA